Proteins from a genomic interval of Chroococcidiopsis thermalis PCC 7203:
- a CDS encoding TRAP transporter small permease subunit has protein sequence MQSLLRISKIIDTMNEWIGRFTAGFVLLMVLVGVWNVVGRYLGRAVGQNLSSNALIEAQWYLFDLVFLLGAAYTLKYNDHVRVDIFHRNWSPKLRALTDLLGTILFLIPFCIIVLVVSWDTILVSWRIGETSPDPGGLLRYPIKTMIIVSLVLLIFQGISEAIKNLAIITNRMQQEEQSDNPGTGL, from the coding sequence TTGCAAAGCCTACTACGCATATCAAAAATCATCGACACGATGAACGAATGGATTGGACGCTTCACGGCTGGCTTCGTCCTGCTCATGGTACTCGTCGGAGTCTGGAACGTCGTCGGTCGCTATCTAGGACGGGCAGTAGGACAAAACTTGAGTTCTAACGCTTTAATTGAAGCTCAATGGTATTTATTCGATCTTGTATTTCTTTTGGGTGCTGCCTACACCCTCAAATATAACGATCACGTCCGAGTAGATATTTTCCATCGTAACTGGTCGCCCAAACTCAGAGCCTTGACCGATCTCTTAGGCACAATATTATTTCTGATTCCTTTTTGCATCATCGTGCTGGTTGTTTCTTGGGACACCATTCTTGTCTCTTGGAGAATTGGCGAAACTTCTCCCGATCCTGGTGGATTACTCCGCTACCCAATCAAAACGATGATTATCGTTAGTTTGGTGTTACTGATTTTTCAAGGGATTTCTGAAGCCATCAAAAACTTAGCTATTATCACCAATCGAATGCAGCAGGAGGAACAGAGTGATAACCCTGGAACTGGA
- a CDS encoding peroxiredoxin: protein MALQLGDTVPNFTQSSSFGDIDFYEWAGDSWVVLFSHPADYTPVCTTELGEVSKLKPEFDKRNVKVIALSVDDAESHKGWIGDINETQSTTVDYPILADPDKKVSDLYGMIHPNANAKVTVRSVFVIDPAKKLRLTITYPPSTGRNFEEILRVIDSLQLTDNYSVATPVNWKDGDDVIVVPSMSTEEAKQKFPKGIQEVKPYLRVTPQPNK from the coding sequence ATGGCGCTTCAACTTGGCGATACAGTACCTAACTTTACCCAGTCCTCTTCATTTGGGGATATCGATTTTTACGAATGGGCTGGTGATAGCTGGGTAGTGCTTTTCTCTCACCCTGCTGACTATACCCCTGTTTGCACGACAGAATTAGGCGAAGTCTCAAAACTGAAGCCTGAATTTGATAAGCGGAATGTAAAAGTGATTGCTTTGAGCGTTGATGATGCTGAATCTCACAAAGGTTGGATTGGCGATATCAATGAAACTCAATCCACAACCGTTGACTATCCGATTTTGGCAGATCCCGACAAAAAAGTCTCTGATTTGTATGGCATGATCCACCCGAACGCCAATGCTAAAGTTACCGTTCGTTCGGTTTTTGTGATTGACCCCGCCAAAAAATTGCGCTTGACTATCACTTACCCACCTAGCACTGGTCGTAACTTTGAAGAAATCTTGCGGGTGATCGATTCTCTGCAACTAACTGATAACTACAGCGTTGCTACGCCAGTGAACTGGAAAGATGGAGATGATGTAATTGTCGTACCTTCTATGTCAACTGAAGAGGCGAAGCAAAAATTCCCTAAAGGAATTCAGGAAGTTAAGCCATATTTACGGGTAACTCCTCAGCCCAATAAATAA
- a CDS encoding GNAT family N-acetyltransferase, whose translation MPAIETARLRLRCFTERDLEDYVRIFADPEYTRYSPKGSVPLEQVREAAQAAYNYFTYHWQQHGFGVWAICDRVNHKLIGQCGLNCLPDSHEVEVLYRLDRAYWNQGLATEATKASLRYGFEQVQLDKIVALTLPHHLASRCVMEKAGLHYTKDAQIYGLNVVYYTLHRVEYQSDDSVYVLLV comes from the coding sequence ATGCCTGCAATTGAAACTGCTCGACTGCGACTGAGGTGTTTTACTGAGAGAGATTTAGAAGATTACGTGCGAATTTTTGCCGATCCAGAATATACCCGTTACTCTCCCAAGGGGAGCGTACCGCTGGAGCAAGTAAGGGAAGCAGCTCAAGCAGCCTATAACTACTTTACCTACCATTGGCAGCAACACGGGTTTGGCGTTTGGGCAATTTGCGATCGCGTCAACCATAAATTAATCGGACAGTGCGGACTCAACTGCTTGCCCGATAGCCATGAAGTAGAAGTTCTTTACCGTCTCGATCGGGCATACTGGAATCAAGGGCTAGCAACTGAAGCAACAAAAGCTAGTTTGAGGTACGGATTTGAGCAAGTGCAATTAGACAAAATTGTAGCGTTGACGCTGCCACACCATTTAGCTTCCCGGTGCGTGATGGAGAAAGCTGGATTGCACTACACGAAAGATGCCCAGATTTACGGATTGAATGTAGTTTATTATACATTACATCGAGTAGAATATCAGTCAGATGATTCTGTGTATGTTTTGTTGGTTTAA
- a CDS encoding indolepyruvate ferredoxin oxidoreductase subunit alpha has product MSHTIVTEVCEGVADCVDACPVACIHPGPGKNIQGTEWYWIDFTTCIDCGICIQVCPVEGAIVPEERPDLQKTP; this is encoded by the coding sequence ATGTCACACACAATTGTTACTGAAGTTTGCGAAGGTGTTGCGGATTGCGTTGATGCCTGTCCTGTAGCATGTATTCATCCAGGTCCAGGGAAAAATATTCAGGGGACAGAATGGTACTGGATCGATTTTACGACTTGTATAGACTGCGGCATCTGCATTCAAGTTTGTCCTGTGGAGGGGGCGATTGTCCCAGAAGAAAGACCAGACTTGCAGAAAACTCCTTAG
- a CDS encoding ABC transporter ATP-binding protein, with translation MYSSAPLLEVEDVWAGYVKDLDILQGVNFRIFPGEIVAVIGPNGAGKSTLAKTIFGLLSPHRGKVTFKNRSITGLKSNQIVQMGMCYVPQISNVFASLSVEENLEMGAYIRKTALAPLKDRIYGTFPVLATRRRQKAGTLSGGERQMLAMGKALMLEPSLLLLDEPSAALSPVLVSSVFEQIQQINQGGTAIVLVEQNARRALAMAHRGYVLDTGRDRFSGPGNELLNDPKVAELYLGAGRVH, from the coding sequence ATGTACAGTTCTGCTCCTCTGTTAGAAGTTGAAGATGTTTGGGCTGGGTACGTCAAAGACCTAGATATTCTCCAAGGTGTTAATTTTCGGATTTTTCCTGGAGAAATCGTAGCGGTGATTGGTCCCAACGGTGCGGGAAAATCGACTCTAGCTAAGACGATTTTTGGATTACTCAGCCCCCATCGAGGCAAAGTTACGTTTAAAAATCGCAGTATCACTGGTTTGAAGTCAAATCAAATCGTGCAGATGGGAATGTGTTATGTACCGCAAATTTCTAACGTCTTCGCCTCTTTGAGCGTAGAAGAAAATTTGGAAATGGGAGCATACATTCGCAAAACTGCATTAGCTCCTTTAAAAGATAGAATTTATGGGACTTTCCCGGTTCTAGCCACCCGCAGACGGCAAAAAGCTGGAACCCTCTCTGGGGGAGAACGTCAAATGCTCGCGATGGGTAAAGCTTTGATGCTAGAACCGAGTTTATTATTACTTGACGAACCGAGTGCTGCCTTATCTCCCGTATTGGTATCGAGTGTCTTTGAGCAAATTCAACAAATTAACCAAGGTGGAACAGCAATTGTCTTAGTGGAACAGAATGCTCGTAGAGCTTTGGCAATGGCACATCGGGGTTATGTATTAGACACGGGACGCGATCGCTTTTCCGGTCCTGGGAATGAGTTGCTCAACGATCCCAAAGTCGCAGAATTGTATCTTGGTGCGGGTAGGGTTCATTGA
- a CDS encoding Na/Pi cotransporter family protein produces MYRFKNIKSRVLKYFSLSLLVAALAIAPSPFNRSHDFPIAQTTAQAQTPLRPENSSTQFVIAQAPAAKPEPAAAEEKEELIDFFAMGMGALAGLVLFIYGVTRLSEGLEDMGTERMRGFLSKCTTNRFAGVVTGAIATTLLESSSVTIIMTIAMVSAGVLTFVQSLGVVLGANIGTAVGAQIISLDIEQYIPLLMFAGLLLLFLEKTKTWKNLGIVLLGFGLMFYGLEAIDEAMKPFRTYEPFIDLMETLGNNPILGAAVGALFTVIIQSSSATVAIVITLASSGLISLPAGVAIMLGAEVGTCADTLIATIGRGRPALRTGAFHFGFNLVSAILGIIFAPLLVQLVLSFSGGAGVGRQVANAQILFNGIGVLVMVIFLPAIAQILQRLIPDTGNDLKLKPETVQAAR; encoded by the coding sequence ATGTATAGATTCAAAAACATTAAGAGTAGAGTACTTAAGTATTTTAGTCTCAGCTTGCTAGTAGCAGCCCTCGCGATCGCGCCTTCTCCCTTCAACCGCTCGCATGACTTTCCGATCGCACAAACAACCGCTCAAGCTCAAACTCCGCTCCGACCTGAAAATAGCTCAACTCAATTTGTAATAGCTCAGGCTCCTGCTGCTAAACCAGAACCAGCCGCAGCCGAGGAAAAAGAAGAGTTAATAGACTTCTTCGCAATGGGTATGGGTGCGTTAGCAGGTTTAGTACTGTTTATCTATGGCGTTACCCGTCTCTCCGAAGGGCTAGAGGACATGGGTACGGAACGGATGAGAGGTTTTTTGAGTAAATGCACCACAAACCGCTTTGCAGGTGTAGTTACGGGAGCTATAGCCACCACGCTACTTGAATCCTCCTCTGTCACAATCATCATGACGATTGCGATGGTGAGTGCAGGAGTCTTGACTTTTGTACAATCATTGGGGGTGGTTTTAGGGGCAAATATCGGCACTGCGGTAGGAGCGCAAATCATTTCTTTGGACATCGAACAGTACATTCCCCTACTGATGTTTGCGGGGTTATTATTGTTATTTTTGGAGAAAACAAAGACCTGGAAAAATCTTGGTATCGTACTGCTAGGATTTGGTTTGATGTTTTATGGATTAGAAGCGATCGATGAAGCGATGAAACCTTTCCGCACCTACGAACCCTTCATCGATTTGATGGAAACCTTGGGGAATAATCCGATTTTAGGTGCTGCTGTTGGCGCATTATTTACCGTAATTATTCAGTCTTCTTCCGCTACCGTAGCGATCGTGATTACCTTAGCAAGCTCCGGTCTAATTTCCCTACCTGCGGGAGTTGCCATCATGCTAGGTGCAGAAGTCGGGACTTGCGCCGATACGTTAATTGCTACAATCGGGCGCGGTCGTCCGGCATTACGCACAGGAGCGTTTCATTTCGGATTCAATTTAGTTAGTGCCATTTTAGGAATTATTTTTGCGCCCTTGTTAGTACAACTAGTACTTTCATTTTCTGGTGGTGCGGGTGTCGGTCGTCAAGTGGCTAACGCTCAGATTCTTTTCAATGGAATTGGCGTGTTGGTAATGGTGATATTCTTACCTGCGATCGCTCAAATTTTGCAAAGGCTTATTCCCGATACTGGTAATGACTTGAAATTGAAACCAGAAACAGTTCAAGCAGCAAGATAA
- a CDS encoding PstS family phosphate ABC transporter substrate-binding protein produces the protein MLQQYKLASVSVMSFMLGLFGCTNTQTTDTAVDFPQALNVAQRNITTNRLSGSVVIDGSSTVFPISQAMAAAFTQDNPDVKVNVGVSGTGGGFKKFCAGETDITGASRPINMQEMELCQQNKVEYTELPIAFDGLAVVVNPQNNFVSCLKTGELRQMWEPAAQGKINNWNQVRGSFPNQPLQLYGPDAESGTVDYFTLATVGQEGKSRTDYKSNANDDALVQGVAANPNALGYFGYAYYLKNQDKLKLVAIDSGSGCVQPSPETIANSSYQPLSRPVFIYVKKAAAARPEVSAFTNFYLNPDNANLVLQVGDVPLPNITLRAAASRFNRGMTGTNFGGRGAIIGVAQEGL, from the coding sequence ATGTTGCAGCAATACAAACTGGCATCTGTAAGTGTCATGAGTTTCATGTTGGGCTTATTTGGTTGTACGAATACTCAAACAACTGATACGGCTGTGGATTTTCCCCAAGCGTTAAATGTAGCTCAAAGAAATATAACCACGAATAGATTATCGGGTAGCGTAGTTATCGACGGTTCCAGTACGGTGTTCCCTATCTCTCAGGCAATGGCAGCAGCATTTACTCAGGATAATCCAGACGTAAAAGTAAATGTAGGCGTATCCGGTACTGGTGGCGGTTTCAAAAAATTCTGTGCTGGAGAAACGGATATCACTGGTGCATCTCGTCCCATTAACATGCAAGAGATGGAGTTGTGCCAGCAAAATAAAGTTGAATATACAGAATTACCGATTGCCTTTGATGGTTTGGCAGTTGTAGTGAATCCCCAGAATAATTTTGTCAGTTGCCTTAAAACTGGAGAATTAAGACAAATGTGGGAGCCTGCGGCTCAGGGTAAGATTAATAATTGGAACCAAGTTCGTGGTAGTTTTCCAAATCAACCGTTACAGCTTTACGGTCCCGATGCTGAATCGGGAACTGTTGATTACTTCACCTTAGCAACTGTAGGGCAGGAAGGTAAAAGTCGCACTGATTATAAATCAAATGCTAACGACGACGCTTTAGTACAAGGAGTTGCGGCTAATCCCAATGCTCTTGGTTATTTTGGCTATGCTTACTACTTAAAAAATCAGGATAAATTGAAACTGGTAGCGATTGATAGTGGCTCTGGTTGCGTTCAGCCAAGTCCCGAAACAATTGCCAATAGTAGTTACCAACCCCTCTCACGTCCAGTATTTATATATGTCAAAAAAGCAGCGGCGGCGCGTCCAGAAGTTAGTGCTTTTACTAACTTCTATCTCAATCCCGATAATGCCAATTTGGTCTTACAAGTGGGCGACGTGCCGCTACCTAATATTACCCTCAGAGCCGCAGCTAGCCGTTTTAATCGGGGAATGACGGGGACAAATTTTGGTGGTAGAGGTGCGATAATCGGTGTAGCCCAAGAGGGTTTGTAG
- a CDS encoding HAD family hydrolase: protein MQDTCLVPTPPYSALIFDCDGTLAHTIPTHIQAWLATLRPLGVDLSQEWLYDRRGMSSLELIETVNHTFGYALDANTVNPARKKYFLDLLHQVVEIEAVADVARSHYGRVPLAVASGGDIRVVEPTLKAIGLYSLFDAIVTVNDVERGKPAPDIFLLAADRMGVTPTDCIVYEDSDAGLEAAHRAGMRAIDVRELWLTSEAEIGVTDS, encoded by the coding sequence ATGCAAGATACGTGTCTCGTACCAACGCCACCTTATAGCGCTTTAATTTTTGATTGTGACGGCACTCTAGCGCATACTATCCCCACTCATATTCAAGCATGGTTGGCAACGCTGCGTCCTTTGGGTGTCGATCTCAGTCAGGAATGGCTTTACGATCGCCGAGGTATGTCATCGTTAGAATTGATCGAAACCGTAAATCATACTTTTGGATATGCCTTAGACGCTAATACTGTCAATCCCGCACGGAAAAAATACTTCTTGGATCTACTGCACCAAGTCGTAGAAATTGAAGCAGTAGCAGATGTTGCCCGCAGTCACTATGGTAGAGTTCCCCTAGCAGTAGCTTCAGGCGGCGATATTCGCGTAGTAGAACCTACCCTAAAGGCGATCGGATTATATTCTTTATTTGATGCGATCGTGACTGTTAACGATGTAGAACGGGGTAAACCCGCGCCCGATATTTTCTTGCTAGCTGCCGATCGCATGGGCGTTACGCCTACAGATTGTATCGTTTATGAAGATAGCGATGCAGGTTTAGAAGCTGCTCACCGTGCGGGAATGCGGGCGATCGACGTGCGGGAACTGTGGCTGACATCAGAAGCGGAGATAGGAGTTACAGATAGTTAA
- a CDS encoding alpha/beta fold hydrolase translates to MTASPLTASSSFPPVKTWTWQGFSICYQQQGDTGIPVILVHGFGASWWHWRKNIPDLAQTCRVYAIDLIGFGGSAKPIPGEFKPGEQILYSFETWGQQIADFCREVVGTPAVLIGNSVGCIAAMQAAVYAPELTMGVAMLNCSLRLLHDRKRISLPWHRRFGAPLIQKLLAVQPVGKFFFQQLAKPKTVKKILLQAYAHPEAVTDELVDLLMAPAKDAGAVAVFVAFTAYSQGPLPEDLLPQLSCPAIFLWGTADPWEPVELGQELANYPQVQKFIPLEGVGHCPQDEAPELVNPILQEWIVELGSRESD, encoded by the coding sequence ATGACTGCCTCACCTCTAACTGCATCCAGCTCATTTCCACCCGTAAAAACGTGGACTTGGCAGGGATTTTCGATTTGCTATCAACAACAAGGCGATACTGGTATTCCCGTCATCCTGGTACATGGCTTTGGCGCTTCTTGGTGGCACTGGCGCAAGAATATTCCCGATCTGGCGCAGACTTGTAGGGTGTACGCGATCGATCTCATCGGTTTTGGTGGTTCTGCTAAACCGATTCCAGGGGAATTCAAGCCAGGAGAACAAATCCTATATTCGTTTGAGACTTGGGGACAACAAATTGCTGATTTTTGCCGCGAAGTCGTGGGAACGCCAGCAGTTTTAATTGGTAATTCTGTCGGTTGTATTGCGGCAATGCAAGCAGCAGTATACGCCCCCGAGCTAACTATGGGTGTAGCGATGCTCAATTGTTCCCTACGTTTGCTTCACGATCGCAAGCGCATTAGCTTACCTTGGCATCGACGCTTCGGCGCGCCGCTGATTCAGAAATTATTAGCAGTTCAGCCAGTTGGAAAATTTTTCTTTCAACAACTTGCCAAACCGAAAACAGTCAAAAAAATCTTGCTCCAAGCCTACGCTCATCCTGAAGCAGTAACAGATGAGTTAGTAGACCTTTTGATGGCTCCAGCGAAAGATGCTGGGGCTGTAGCAGTCTTTGTTGCTTTCACAGCTTATTCTCAAGGACCGCTACCAGAAGATTTGTTGCCCCAGCTATCTTGTCCGGCAATTTTCTTGTGGGGAACAGCCGACCCCTGGGAACCAGTAGAGTTGGGGCAAGAGCTAGCAAACTATCCCCAAGTACAAAAGTTTATTCCCTTAGAAGGAGTCGGGCATTGTCCCCAAGACGAAGCACCAGAATTGGTGAATCCGATCTTGCAGGAGTGGATTGTGGAATTGGGGAGTCGGGAGAGTGACTAG
- a CDS encoding LCP family protein, producing MSRTGRWLWFWVIMSGVAVLSATAGALLAYTMSTKPLMQSQLSPEEQAIFGTHGDRLTRAGFKLSELTRPVNILVLGVKVLTTDVNTPAAEIKKQGYHALVNSFDGLTDTILLLRFDPATKKIAALSIPRDTRTKVEGRGIAKINEANLVGGPAGSTKAISELLDGVPIDRYIRINVQGVEKLIDALGGVTVYVPKDMKYQDDSQHLYINLKAGKQHLDGNKTLQLLRYRHDENGDIGRIQRQQLVMRALTEQTLSPNTLTRMPQILSVVQSHLDTNLSMDELVALANFGVQTNRSNIQMLMLPGRFSNAGEYRASYWLPDSDRIAKMATQHFDAPLSESEPVDFDPARLRIAISNSTGSDRAVRSLVKSLAGAGYRNVYITKSWSEPLDTTHVVAQQGDTESATTIRDLLNVGEVRVESTGNLGSDITIQVGKDWLEQSREQGRAGSRE from the coding sequence ATGAGTAGGACTGGGCGTTGGCTGTGGTTCTGGGTAATCATGAGTGGTGTCGCTGTGTTGTCAGCCACAGCAGGGGCGCTCTTAGCCTATACTATGTCAACCAAGCCGCTGATGCAAAGTCAGCTTAGCCCTGAGGAGCAAGCAATTTTCGGTACTCATGGCGATCGCTTAACGCGGGCTGGTTTTAAACTTTCGGAGCTGACCCGACCAGTTAATATTTTAGTTCTAGGTGTAAAAGTTCTCACTACAGACGTTAATACCCCTGCTGCCGAAATCAAAAAGCAAGGATATCATGCGTTAGTCAACTCCTTCGACGGCTTGACAGACACTATCCTTTTGCTACGATTTGACCCAGCAACCAAAAAAATCGCTGCCCTTTCTATTCCCAGAGATACCCGCACCAAGGTAGAAGGTCGAGGCATAGCGAAAATCAATGAAGCTAATCTCGTTGGTGGTCCAGCAGGCAGTACCAAAGCTATTAGCGAATTACTAGATGGAGTGCCGATCGATCGCTACATTCGGATCAACGTCCAAGGAGTGGAAAAGCTGATCGATGCTTTGGGTGGCGTAACCGTTTACGTTCCCAAAGACATGAAATATCAAGATGATAGCCAGCATCTATATATTAATCTCAAAGCTGGCAAGCAGCATCTTGACGGCAACAAGACTCTTCAACTACTGCGCTATCGCCACGACGAAAATGGCGACATCGGACGGATTCAACGCCAGCAGCTCGTCATGCGGGCGCTAACAGAACAAACCTTGTCGCCGAATACGCTGACTCGGATGCCGCAGATTCTCTCTGTGGTTCAATCGCACCTCGATACGAATTTGTCGATGGATGAATTGGTAGCACTGGCAAACTTTGGCGTACAAACTAATCGATCCAACATCCAAATGTTGATGTTGCCTGGACGATTTAGTAATGCGGGAGAATATAGAGCTAGCTACTGGTTGCCAGACAGCGATCGCATTGCCAAGATGGCAACGCAGCATTTCGATGCCCCTCTGTCTGAATCCGAGCCAGTTGACTTCGATCCGGCGCGATTGAGAATTGCAATTTCCAATAGCACGGGTAGCGATCGCGCTGTCCGCTCTTTGGTCAAATCTCTTGCTGGTGCAGGCTATCGCAATGTATACATTACAAAATCGTGGTCTGAGCCTTTAGATACAACTCACGTCGTCGCCCAGCAAGGCGATACTGAAAGTGCTACAACAATCCGCGACCTCTTAAACGTAGGCGAAGTCCGCGTTGAAAGCACGGGCAACCTTGGCTCTGACATTACTATTCAAGTTGGTAAAGATTGGCTGGAACAAAGTAGGGAGCAGGGACGAGCTGGGAGCAGGGAGTAG
- a CDS encoding AI-2E family transporter yields the protein MQKRIIIGWWQAMSPLTRLLAIALLAPLLVLNAWAISSIVDYFHSLIVILVGASLLAFLLNYPVGWMEQQGARREQVAILVFLLALSILLALGVTLVPLVISQAQQLVTRLPEWIDSGRYQLVLLNDWAEAQGYPINLDALVIQINDRVKGQLQAIAVQALNLAVVTVTSLLDFLLGMVLTFYLLQHGDELWQSLIAWLPTPIRQPFSQTIRLSFQNYFIGQLIFGICMGSALTAIFLWLKVPFGLLFGITIGFMALVPFGGTVGIILTTLLVALQDFWLGTRVLVASVIIQQILDNIVAPRILGSVTGLNPVWVLISVLTGARVGGLLGVIVAVPTAVVIKTALSAVRSPQLVESPNAAASAMTTTENLAGSRDELGAASREQVASSE from the coding sequence ATGCAGAAACGCATTATTATAGGTTGGTGGCAAGCAATGTCACCTTTGACGCGACTTCTGGCGATCGCGCTATTGGCTCCACTACTCGTACTCAATGCTTGGGCAATCTCCTCCATCGTTGATTACTTCCACTCGCTGATTGTTATTTTAGTCGGTGCTTCTTTACTAGCATTTTTGTTGAACTATCCGGTAGGCTGGATGGAGCAGCAAGGCGCAAGGCGAGAACAAGTTGCTATTTTAGTCTTTTTGTTGGCTTTGTCGATTTTACTGGCGCTAGGTGTCACCCTCGTGCCTCTAGTGATTAGTCAGGCGCAGCAGCTCGTGACTCGTTTGCCAGAATGGATAGACTCAGGGCGCTATCAGTTGGTGTTGTTAAATGATTGGGCTGAGGCTCAGGGTTATCCAATTAATCTCGATGCCTTAGTCATACAAATCAACGATCGCGTTAAGGGACAATTACAAGCGATCGCCGTCCAAGCACTCAACCTAGCTGTAGTGACGGTGACAAGCCTGCTCGATTTTCTGCTGGGCATGGTTTTAACATTTTATTTGTTACAGCATGGGGACGAACTCTGGCAAAGCTTAATCGCTTGGCTACCAACACCCATTCGCCAGCCTTTTTCCCAAACCATCCGGTTGAGCTTTCAAAATTACTTCATCGGACAGTTAATTTTCGGTATTTGTATGGGTTCTGCCCTAACTGCCATTTTCTTATGGCTGAAAGTACCGTTTGGGTTACTGTTTGGAATCACGATCGGGTTTATGGCTTTAGTTCCCTTCGGCGGTACGGTGGGAATTATTTTGACCACTTTATTAGTAGCGCTGCAAGATTTCTGGCTAGGTACTAGAGTCTTGGTAGCATCTGTCATCATTCAGCAGATCTTAGATAATATCGTTGCTCCCCGTATTCTTGGTAGCGTAACTGGATTAAATCCCGTATGGGTACTGATTTCCGTCTTAACAGGCGCTAGAGTTGGCGGTTTGCTGGGCGTAATCGTTGCCGTACCTACAGCAGTCGTGATCAAGACAGCCTTAAGTGCCGTGCGATCGCCCCAACTGGTTGAAAGTCCTAATGCTGCTGCATCAGCTATGACAACAACTGAGAATCTTGCAGGGAGCAGGGACGAGCTGGGAGCAGCGAGTAGGGAGCAAGTTGCGAGTAGTGAGTAG
- a CDS encoding Npun_F5749 family FMN-dependent PPOX-type flavoprotein, translated as MSSDRTIPNSEFRIPNSFAPWRSPLARALHLNRSLPYARYLQLATVRLDGRPANRTVVFRGFLDNSDRLKFVSDTRSEKFAQIEAQPWAEACWYFPKTREQFRITGTLKAIASDSPDPELQQARISSWQELSDSARLQFAWAHPGQLRAADDTFNPPAPSAEVPLPHFCLLLLEPVQVDRLELRGDPQNRTIYTWLEGDRTWSTQAVNP; from the coding sequence GTGAGTAGCGATCGTACAATTCCGAATTCCGAATTCCGAATTCCGAATTCTTTTGCTCCTTGGCGATCGCCCCTAGCACGGGCGCTGCACCTCAATCGCAGTCTGCCTTATGCCCGTTATCTCCAATTGGCGACTGTCCGGCTTGATGGTCGTCCTGCTAATCGTACAGTTGTATTCCGGGGATTTTTGGATAACAGCGATCGCCTCAAGTTTGTCAGCGATACTCGCAGTGAAAAATTTGCCCAAATTGAAGCTCAACCTTGGGCAGAGGCTTGCTGGTATTTTCCCAAAACCCGCGAACAATTTCGGATTACTGGTACGCTAAAGGCGATCGCCTCCGACTCTCCCGATCCAGAATTACAGCAAGCCCGTATCTCCAGTTGGCAAGAGTTGAGCGACTCTGCACGGCTGCAATTTGCTTGGGCGCATCCAGGGCAGCTGAGAGCTGCTGATGACACCTTCAATCCTCCAGCACCATCCGCAGAAGTGCCATTACCGCACTTTTGTCTGCTGCTTTTGGAGCCAGTTCAGGTAGATCGCTTAGAATTGCGCGGCGACCCTCAAAACCGTACCATTTATACTTGGTTAGAGGGCGATCGCACTTGGTCTACTCAAGCCGTCAATCCTTAA
- the cysE gene encoding serine O-acetyltransferase, with product MLSTIAADFKIIFDRDPAARNWLEVLLCYPGLQAIVFHRVAHQLYKLRLPFIPRFISAIARFLTGIEIHPGATIGKGFFIDHGMGVVIGETAIVGDDVLLYQGVTLGGTGKESGKRHPTVGNNVVVGAGAKVLGNIELGSNVRIGAGSVVLRDVPSNCTVVGVPGRIIYRSGARVDPLEHGSLPDSEAEVIRALVDRIEALEQQLEKVQQQQAHQDSVVMSLPAAASCQMRDKVIQQFLDGAGI from the coding sequence GTGCTATCTACCATAGCTGCTGACTTCAAGATTATTTTCGATCGCGACCCTGCTGCCCGTAATTGGCTAGAGGTACTGTTATGTTACCCTGGGTTACAGGCAATTGTCTTCCATCGGGTAGCGCATCAACTCTACAAACTGCGTCTTCCCTTCATTCCACGCTTTATTTCCGCGATCGCCCGATTTCTAACTGGGATTGAGATTCACCCTGGCGCGACAATTGGCAAGGGTTTTTTTATCGACCACGGTATGGGGGTCGTGATCGGCGAAACCGCGATCGTAGGTGATGACGTTCTGCTCTACCAAGGCGTGACTCTGGGCGGTACGGGGAAAGAAAGCGGCAAGCGTCACCCGACTGTGGGAAATAATGTCGTGGTGGGTGCGGGGGCAAAAGTCCTCGGTAATATCGAACTTGGCAGTAACGTCAGAATTGGAGCGGGTTCTGTTGTTTTACGCGATGTACCTTCTAATTGCACGGTTGTTGGTGTACCAGGTCGAATTATCTACCGTTCTGGGGCTAGAGTCGATCCGTTAGAACACGGTAGCTTACCTGACTCAGAAGCAGAGGTCATTCGCGCTCTCGTTGACAGAATTGAAGCGTTAGAACAACAGCTAGAAAAAGTACAACAGCAGCAAGCACACCAAGATTCTGTCGTCATGTCTCTTCCCGCTGCTGCTAGCTGTCAAATGAGAGATAAAGTGATCCAGCAGTTTTTAGATGGTGCGGGGATTTAA